Proteins encoded by one window of Cylindrospermum stagnale PCC 7417:
- the gltX gene encoding glutamate--tRNA ligase translates to MTVRVRIAPSPTGNLHIGTARTAVFNWLFARHHGGTFILRIEDTDLERSRPEYTDNILEGLRWLGLNWDEGPFYQSQRLHLYKEAVQKLLEQKLAYRCYTTSEELEAMREAQKARGDAPRYDNRHRNLTPEQQAAFEAEGRSSVIRFKIEDEREIVWNDLVRGKMSWKGSDLGGDMVIARASEDGIGQPLYNFVVVVDDIDMQISHVIRGEDHIANTGKQILLYEALGAKIPEFAHTPLILNMEGRKLSKRDGVTSISDFQQMGFTAEGLVNYMTLLGWSPPDSTQEIFTLDTAAKEFSFERVNKAGAKFDWDKLDWLNSQYLHSMPVDKLTDLLIPYWEGAGYNFAGGRERPWLEELVTLLSASLTRLVDAVAMSKLFFSDVVEFSEEGSTQLQQAGSAAVLQGILTALEAQTQLSADTAQNMIKQVVKEQNVKKGLVMRSLRAALTGDVHGPDLIQSWLLLNQIGLDKPRLSQAIAAAN, encoded by the coding sequence GTGACTGTTAGAGTCCGTATTGCTCCGAGTCCAACTGGGAATTTACATATTGGTACAGCTAGAACGGCTGTGTTTAACTGGTTGTTTGCCCGCCATCACGGCGGGACGTTCATTTTGCGGATTGAAGACACAGATCTAGAGCGATCGCGTCCCGAATATACAGATAATATCCTGGAGGGACTGCGCTGGCTGGGTTTGAACTGGGATGAAGGTCCATTTTACCAATCCCAACGCCTGCATCTCTACAAAGAAGCAGTACAAAAACTACTAGAACAGAAGTTAGCCTACCGCTGCTACACCACCTCTGAAGAACTAGAGGCGATGCGAGAAGCTCAAAAAGCGAGGGGCGATGCTCCTCGCTATGACAACCGTCACCGCAATCTCACCCCAGAACAACAGGCAGCTTTTGAAGCTGAAGGTCGCTCTTCTGTGATTCGTTTCAAAATTGAAGATGAGCGGGAAATTGTCTGGAATGACCTAGTACGGGGCAAAATGTCTTGGAAAGGTAGCGATCTCGGTGGTGATATGGTCATTGCTCGCGCCTCTGAAGATGGCATTGGGCAACCACTGTACAACTTTGTCGTTGTAGTAGATGACATTGATATGCAAATCAGTCATGTGATTCGCGGAGAAGACCATATAGCCAACACCGGCAAGCAAATTTTGCTCTATGAAGCGTTGGGTGCAAAAATCCCAGAATTTGCCCACACACCGCTGATTTTGAACATGGAAGGGCGCAAGCTTTCTAAACGGGATGGCGTCACTTCCATTTCTGACTTTCAGCAAATGGGTTTCACCGCCGAAGGCTTGGTGAATTACATGACATTGCTGGGTTGGTCTCCCCCAGACTCAACTCAGGAAATATTCACCTTAGATACAGCAGCTAAGGAATTTAGCTTTGAGCGTGTTAATAAAGCGGGGGCTAAGTTTGACTGGGACAAACTAGATTGGTTGAATAGCCAGTATCTCCACAGTATGCCAGTAGATAAACTCACAGATTTGCTCATACCTTACTGGGAAGGAGCCGGGTATAATTTTGCTGGCGGCAGAGAGCGCCCTTGGTTAGAGGAGCTAGTTACATTACTGAGCGCTAGTCTGACTCGGTTGGTGGATGCTGTCGCGATGAGCAAACTGTTTTTTAGCGATGTCGTGGAATTTAGCGAGGAAGGAAGTACACAACTTCAACAAGCTGGTTCGGCTGCGGTGCTTCAGGGAATTCTCACAGCCTTGGAAGCTCAAACCCAATTGTCAGCAGACACCGCCCAAAACATGATTAAGCAGGTGGTGAAAGAGCAAAATGTGAAGAAAGGCTTGGTAATGCGATCGCTCCGAGCCGCTTTAACTGGAGATGTTCACGGCCCCGACCTGATCCAATCCTGGCTATTATTAAATCAGATTGGTTTAGATAAACCGCGCTTGAGTCAAGCGATCGCCGCAGCCAATTAA